From Caminibacter mediatlanticus TB-2, the proteins below share one genomic window:
- a CDS encoding sulfite exporter TauE/SafE family protein: protein MITAIIIGIITGFFSGFLGVGGGTILVPMLLFLGFPLKEAIGISVTQMMMSSIYGSFLNYKKGLLKIKNGISLALGGALGASLSGIIVKYTPKEILGAIFLTLVAIAIIRFFITVKEPEYEPPIDNKKLFFIGFFVGAIAISVGVGGAILITPILVGFLKYKLKTTVSLSLFFVVFSSVFGFISQSIAGHINYTEGFIIGFASLIGTYFGVKLYHKVDTKIHKKILLIWYIFIFFAMIYKLYLKG from the coding sequence TTGATAACTGCAATAATTATCGGTATTATCACTGGTTTTTTTAGTGGATTTTTAGGAGTTGGTGGAGGTACTATACTTGTTCCAATGCTTTTATTTTTAGGATTCCCTCTAAAAGAAGCAATTGGAATTAGTGTAACTCAAATGATGATGAGTAGTATTTATGGAAGCTTTTTAAATTATAAAAAAGGTCTTTTAAAAATAAAAAATGGCATCTCTCTTGCACTTGGTGGAGCTCTTGGAGCAAGTCTTAGCGGAATAATAGTGAAATATACACCAAAAGAGATTTTAGGTGCAATTTTTTTAACACTTGTTGCAATTGCAATAATTAGGTTTTTTATAACAGTTAAAGAACCAGAATATGAACCTCCTATTGATAATAAAAAATTATTTTTTATAGGATTTTTTGTAGGAGCTATTGCAATAAGTGTAGGAGTTGGTGGAGCAATTCTGATAACTCCAATTTTAGTAGGATTTTTAAAATATAAACTAAAAACAACTGTAAGTCTTAGTCTATTTTTTGTTGTGTTTTCATCAGTTTTTGGATTTATATCTCAAAGCATTGCTGGTCATATTAATTATACAGAAGGCTTTATAATTGGATTTGCAAGTTTGATTGGGACATATTTTGGTGTTAAACTTTATCACAAGGTTGATACAAAAATACATAAAAAAATTCTTTTAATTTGGTATATATTTATATTTTTCGCTATGATTTATAAATTATATCTAAAAGGATAA
- a CDS encoding excinuclease ABC subunit A, which translates to MDYKLICEVLVILIIGFRIYVLSRFNIKSAADKIFALYYLKNHYPLIGYIVIFYILEIILIQIALLNIIDIVLIVIFTLEAFLVYRHIFISLKTDDKDDYIDVVIKRIFITLTYSEYQEIKNELYKPQPIWKLYITEIMVFFFAIWSIEIHNI; encoded by the coding sequence TTGGATTATAAATTAATTTGCGAAGTTTTAGTAATATTAATAATTGGATTTAGGATTTATGTTTTAAGTAGATTTAACATAAAATCAGCAGCAGATAAAATTTTCGCTTTATATTATTTAAAAAATCATTATCCACTTATTGGATATATTGTAATTTTTTATATTTTAGAAATAATATTAATACAAATTGCTCTATTAAATATTATAGACATTGTTTTAATAGTAATTTTTACCTTAGAAGCTTTTTTAGTTTATAGACATATTTTTATTTCTTTAAAAACTGATGATAAAGATGATTATATTGATGTAGTAATCAAAAGAATTTTTATAACACTTACATATTCAGAGTACCAAGAAATAAAGAATGAATTATACAAACCTCAACCTATATGGAAACTTTATATTACAGAAATTATGGTATTTTTCTTTGCTATTTGGTCAATTGAAATTCATAATATTTAA
- a CDS encoding IS1 family transposase, whose amino-acid sequence MSKKKDIESLLSFNFDLPKVEKYYTDGHFAYSNVYGDKASQKKSKYINLVENLNSQMRDKISYLVRKTKAHAKSFEWLNNKLAMFFVELNLKGHKIAI is encoded by the coding sequence TTGTCTAAAAAGAAAGATATTGAGAGTTTATTATCATTTAATTTTGATTTGCCAAAAGTAGAAAAGTATTATACAGATGGTCATTTTGCATATTCAAATGTATATGGAGATAAAGCAAGTCAGAAGAAATCAAAATATATAAATTTAGTTGAAAATTTAAATTCACAGATGAGAGATAAAATTTCATATCTTGTTAGAAAAACTAAAGCTCATGCTAAATCTTTTGAATGGCTTAATAATAAACTTGCTATGTTCTTTGTTGAACTTAATCTTAAAGGTCATAAAATTGCTATTTAG
- the uvrA gene encoding excinuclease ABC subunit UvrA yields MDKIKIIGARENNLKNINLEIPKNKLIVFTGLSGSGKSTLAFDTLYAEGQRRYIESLSSYARQFLQKTGKPEVDKIEGLTPAIAIDQKTTSKNPRSTVGTVTEIYDYLRLLYARIGIQHCHLCGKEITQMTPQDIINEVLKLPEGAKIIIYAPIIKEKKGEFNDLIEKLRHDGIIRAYIDGVIVRLDEEIELKKTKKHTIKAVIDRVIVKEENKTRIAEAVEKALNKSFGEVEIEILNAKELGLEKDFIHFSEHLACFDCKVSFEELEPVSFSFNSPKGACPKCDGLGVTYTLDIEKVIKDKPLNKGAIPLIWGFNKKYYQEFFKALCNELDIDMNKSFYELDEYQKKIILNGTAYEIEFNYGKHKISKKWPGLKQIALDLYKDENMNEIMSESICPECKGFRLKKESLAVKVAGKTISEIISMPIEEVYKFFNNEENFSHLTNQEKRIAEPILKEIKERLFFLVDVGLGYLTLHRDARTISGGESQRIRIASQIGSGLTGVMYVLDEPSIGLHERDTLKLINTLKSLRDKGNTVIVVEHDRETILNADYIVDIGPGAGKFGGEVVFAGNVKELLKSNTETSKYLKYEKDINYQKNRPQKEWIEIKNVNIHNIKNLNVKIPLRNLVCVTGVSGSGKSSLILQTLLPVAREILNHAHKIQKVKGVEIKGLKQLDKVIYLDQSPIGRTPRSNPATYTGVFDDIRALFAKTPEAQLRGYTPGRFSFNVKGGRCEVCKGEGEIKIEMHFLPDVMVTCEACGGKRYNEQTLEIKYKGKSIADVLEMSVDEAYEFFEKIPKIAQKLKTLKDVGLGYITLGQNATTLSGGEAQRIKLAKELSRRDTGNTLYILDEPTTGLHFKDIDNLMKVLQHLVDLGNSVIVIEHNLDFIKNADYIIDMGPEGGSGGGKVIAQGNINEILKYKDISYTAKYLEKELQRKSR; encoded by the coding sequence ATGGATAAAATTAAAATTATTGGTGCAAGAGAAAACAATTTAAAAAATATTAATCTTGAAATTCCAAAAAATAAACTTATTGTATTTACTGGACTCTCAGGTAGTGGAAAATCAACTCTTGCATTTGATACACTATATGCAGAAGGACAAAGAAGATATATCGAATCACTTAGTAGCTATGCAAGACAATTTTTACAAAAAACAGGAAAACCAGAAGTTGATAAAATAGAAGGCTTAACTCCTGCAATTGCAATAGACCAAAAAACAACTTCAAAAAATCCTCGCTCAACCGTTGGGACTGTTACTGAAATATATGATTATTTAAGACTTTTATATGCAAGAATTGGAATCCAACACTGCCATTTATGTGGAAAAGAGATAACTCAAATGACTCCACAAGATATTATAAATGAAGTTTTAAAATTACCTGAGGGTGCTAAAATTATTATTTATGCTCCAATTATTAAAGAAAAAAAGGGAGAATTTAACGATTTAATTGAAAAACTAAGGCATGATGGAATAATTAGAGCTTATATTGATGGAGTTATTGTTAGACTTGATGAAGAGATTGAACTTAAAAAAACAAAAAAACACACCATAAAAGCAGTAATTGATAGAGTAATAGTTAAAGAAGAAAATAAAACAAGAATAGCAGAAGCAGTTGAAAAAGCACTTAATAAAAGTTTTGGAGAAGTTGAAATTGAAATACTTAATGCCAAAGAATTAGGATTAGAAAAAGATTTTATCCATTTTAGCGAACATTTAGCTTGTTTTGATTGTAAGGTTAGTTTTGAAGAACTTGAACCTGTTAGTTTTTCATTCAATTCACCAAAAGGTGCTTGTCCTAAATGTGATGGACTTGGAGTTACTTATACTCTTGATATTGAAAAAGTAATTAAAGATAAGCCACTAAATAAAGGAGCAATTCCACTTATTTGGGGTTTTAATAAAAAATATTATCAAGAATTTTTTAAAGCCTTATGTAATGAGCTTGATATAGATATGAATAAAAGTTTTTATGAATTAGATGAGTATCAAAAAAAGATTATTTTAAATGGAACAGCATATGAGATAGAATTTAATTACGGTAAGCATAAAATATCAAAAAAATGGCCAGGACTTAAACAAATTGCACTTGATTTATACAAAGATGAAAATATGAATGAAATTATGAGTGAGAGTATTTGTCCTGAGTGTAAAGGATTTAGATTAAAAAAAGAAAGTCTTGCTGTAAAAGTTGCTGGAAAAACAATTAGTGAAATTATTTCTATGCCAATTGAAGAAGTTTATAAGTTTTTTAATAATGAAGAAAATTTTTCTCATTTAACTAACCAAGAAAAAAGAATTGCAGAGCCAATTCTTAAAGAAATTAAAGAGAGACTTTTTTTCTTAGTTGATGTAGGGCTTGGATATTTAACTCTTCATCGTGATGCAAGAACTATTAGTGGAGGAGAATCTCAAAGAATAAGAATAGCTTCACAAATTGGAAGTGGATTAACAGGAGTTATGTATGTATTAGACGAACCAAGCATAGGACTTCATGAAAGAGATACTCTAAAACTAATAAATACACTAAAAAGTCTAAGAGACAAAGGAAATACTGTAATAGTAGTTGAACACGATAGAGAAACTATTCTTAATGCAGATTATATTGTAGATATTGGTCCTGGTGCTGGAAAATTTGGAGGAGAAGTTGTATTTGCTGGAAATGTAAAAGAACTTTTAAAAAGCAATACTGAAACATCTAAATATTTAAAATATGAAAAAGATATTAACTATCAAAAAAATAGACCTCAAAAAGAGTGGATTGAAATTAAAAATGTAAATATTCATAATATTAAAAACTTAAATGTAAAAATTCCACTAAGAAATCTTGTATGTGTTACAGGAGTTAGTGGAAGTGGAAAAAGTAGTTTAATACTTCAAACTCTTCTTCCTGTTGCAAGAGAGATTTTAAATCACGCTCATAAAATTCAAAAAGTAAAAGGTGTAGAAATAAAAGGACTAAAACAGCTTGATAAAGTTATATATCTTGACCAAAGTCCAATAGGAAGAACTCCAAGAAGCAATCCTGCAACATATACAGGTGTATTTGATGATATAAGAGCACTTTTTGCTAAAACTCCTGAGGCTCAACTAAGAGGATATACACCTGGTAGATTTAGCTTTAATGTAAAGGGTGGTAGATGTGAAGTTTGTAAAGGTGAAGGAGAGATAAAAATTGAAATGCACTTTTTACCTGATGTAATGGTTACTTGTGAGGCATGTGGAGGTAAAAGATATAATGAACAAACCCTTGAAATTAAATACAAAGGAAAATCAATTGCAGATGTGCTTGAAATGAGTGTTGATGAGGCATATGAATTTTTTGAAAAAATTCCAAAAATTGCACAGAAACTAAAAACACTAAAAGATGTAGGACTTGGATATATAACTCTTGGACAAAACGCTACTACTCTTAGTGGTGGAGAAGCTCAAAGAATAAAACTTGCAAAAGAATTATCTCGCCGTGATACAGGAAATACTCTTTATATTTTAGACGAACCAACTACTGGACTTCATTTTAAAGACATTGATAACTTAATGAAAGTATTACAACATTTAGTTGATTTAGGAAACAGCGTTATTGTTATTGAACATAATCTTGATTTTATAAAAAATGCTGATTATATTATCGATATGGGACCAGAAGGTGGAAGTGGAGGTGGAAAAGTTATAGCACAAGGCAATATAAATGAAATTTTAAAATATAAAGATATAAGCTATACTGCTAAATACTTAGAAAAAGAATTACAAAGAAAATCAAGATAA
- a CDS encoding DUF1931 family protein, whose amino-acid sequence MARVVGFKKIEAVFRKAAGIDLDKSKADEIIDIVEKKFHDMLLVAVEKAGYNGRDVIMEPDMPVTKGFEESLRQFKELEEEVELQDVLQFLEQIPPLKYPISAELEAKLPEYIGALMLIIARVLKEIGAGRKPSKEDIERTSRILDLTL is encoded by the coding sequence ATGGCAAGAGTTGTAGGATTTAAAAAAATAGAAGCAGTTTTTAGAAAAGCAGCAGGAATAGACTTAGATAAAAGTAAAGCAGATGAAATAATTGATATTGTAGAGAAAAAATTTCATGATATGCTGCTTGTAGCAGTGGAAAAAGCTGGATATAATGGAAGAGATGTAATTATGGAACCAGATATGCCTGTAACAAAAGGATTTGAAGAATCTCTAAGACAATTTAAAGAGCTTGAAGAGGAAGTTGAACTTCAAGATGTATTACAATTCTTAGAACAAATACCGCCTTTAAAATATCCAATTAGTGCTGAACTTGAAGCTAAATTGCCTGAATACATAGGTGCATTAATGTTAATTATTGCAAGAGTGCTTAAAGAAATTGGAGCTGGCAGAAAACCTTCAAAAGAAGATATAGAAAGAACTTCAAGAATTTTAGATTTAACTCTTTAA
- the accA gene encoding acetyl-CoA carboxylase carboxyl transferase subunit alpha, giving the protein MAVLDFEKKLQDIQEHIEVAKIKGDNHAVETLEKELKREVEKTFKNLTPYQKLLLARHPDRPHAIDIIERIMDEKYELHGDREFRDDEAIICFIGKIGDEKCVVIGEEKGRNTKEKIKRNFGMPHPEGYRKALRVAKLAEKFDLPILFLVDTPGAFPGIGAEERGQSEAIARNLLELSRLKVPTVSVVIGEGGSGGALAIGVADKLAMLKYSVFSVISPEGCAAILWGDNSKVEIATKALKISAEELKELGLIDDIIDEPLMGAHRDYDLTAENIKNYFLKQIEELKNISKDELLQKRFEKYLNYGEYKE; this is encoded by the coding sequence TTGGCAGTACTTGACTTTGAAAAAAAATTACAAGATATTCAAGAGCACATTGAAGTAGCTAAAATAAAAGGTGATAATCACGCGGTTGAAACATTAGAAAAAGAGTTAAAAAGAGAAGTAGAAAAAACTTTTAAAAATTTAACTCCTTATCAAAAACTTCTTCTTGCTCGTCATCCTGATAGACCTCATGCAATTGATATAATTGAAAGAATTATGGATGAGAAGTATGAACTACATGGTGATAGAGAATTTAGGGATGATGAAGCAATTATCTGTTTTATTGGTAAAATAGGTGATGAAAAATGTGTAGTTATTGGAGAAGAAAAAGGTAGAAATACAAAAGAAAAAATTAAAAGAAACTTTGGTATGCCTCATCCAGAAGGATATAGAAAGGCTTTAAGAGTAGCTAAACTTGCTGAAAAGTTTGATTTGCCAATTTTATTTTTAGTTGATACTCCTGGGGCTTTTCCTGGAATCGGAGCTGAGGAGAGAGGTCAAAGTGAAGCTATTGCAAGGAATTTATTAGAGTTATCAAGACTTAAAGTACCTACTGTATCAGTTGTAATTGGTGAAGGTGGAAGCGGAGGAGCATTGGCAATAGGAGTTGCTGATAAACTTGCTATGCTTAAATATTCAGTTTTTAGTGTAATCTCACCAGAAGGATGTGCAGCAATTTTATGGGGAGATAATTCGAAAGTAGAGATTGCTACTAAGGCTCTTAAAATATCAGCTGAAGAGCTTAAAGAATTAGGTCTCATTGATGATATAATTGATGAGCCTTTAATGGGGGCTCATAGAGATTACGATTTAACAGCAGAAAATATTAAAAACTATTTTCTAAAACAAATAGAAGAGTTAAAAAATATTTCAAAAGATGAATTACTTCAAAAAAGATTCGAAAAATACCTAAATTATGGTGAATATAAGGAGTGA
- a CDS encoding beta-ketoacyl-ACP synthase II, translating to MRIVVTGIGMINSVGLNKDESFENIINGKTGIDRITHFDPEGFGSQIAGEVKGFDPKTIMDAKEVKKADRFIQLGMAAAKEAMADSGLSEYDSKRFGISAASGIGGLPVIEKASVIVETRGPKRISPFFIPSALVNMLGGFVSIEYNLKGPNLASVTACAAGTHAITEAYKTIKAGMADKMMVVAGEACICPVGVGGFAAMRALSTRNDEPQKASRPFDAKRDGFVMGEGGACLILEKYEDAINRGAKIYAEIIGIGESGDANHITTPAPGGEGAYRAMKMAYEMAGRPKIDYINAHGTSTKYNDLYETMAIKTLFGGKEKCPPVSSTKGATGHCLGAAGTIEAIITLMAMDKNIMPPTINYEEPDPECDLDYVPNQAREAEIDVAMSNSFGFGGTNGVVIFKKVK from the coding sequence ATGAGAATAGTTGTAACAGGTATTGGGATGATAAACTCAGTTGGGTTAAATAAAGATGAGAGTTTTGAAAATATTATCAATGGAAAAACAGGAATTGATAGAATAACTCATTTTGACCCGGAAGGCTTTGGTTCTCAAATTGCAGGAGAAGTAAAAGGATTTGACCCAAAAACAATAATGGATGCAAAAGAAGTAAAAAAAGCTGATAGATTTATTCAACTTGGAATGGCAGCTGCAAAAGAAGCCATGGCAGATAGTGGACTTAGTGAATACGATTCTAAGAGATTTGGAATTAGTGCTGCAAGTGGGATTGGAGGTCTTCCAGTTATTGAAAAAGCAAGTGTTATTGTTGAGACGAGAGGTCCAAAGAGAATTTCTCCATTTTTTATTCCAAGCGCTTTAGTAAATATGTTAGGTGGGTTTGTTTCAATTGAATATAATCTTAAAGGACCAAATCTTGCATCAGTTACAGCTTGTGCAGCTGGTACTCATGCAATTACAGAAGCTTATAAAACAATTAAGGCAGGTATGGCTGATAAAATGATGGTAGTAGCAGGTGAAGCTTGTATTTGTCCTGTGGGAGTAGGTGGTTTTGCTGCTATGAGAGCATTATCTACAAGAAATGATGAGCCACAAAAAGCTTCTCGTCCATTTGATGCAAAAAGAGATGGTTTTGTTATGGGTGAAGGTGGGGCTTGTTTGATTTTAGAAAAATATGAAGATGCTATTAATAGAGGTGCTAAAATATATGCAGAGATTATTGGTATAGGTGAGAGTGGGGATGCTAATCATATCACAACACCAGCCCCAGGAGGTGAGGGTGCATATAGAGCTATGAAAATGGCTTATGAAATGGCTGGAAGACCAAAAATTGATTATATAAATGCTCATGGTACTTCAACAAAATATAATGATTTATATGAGACAATGGCTATTAAAACTTTATTTGGCGGAAAAGAAAAATGTCCTCCTGTTAGTTCAACAAAAGGTGCAACTGGACACTGTTTAGGTGCTGCTGGGACAATAGAGGCAATTATTACTTTAATGGCAATGGATAAAAATATTATGCCACCAACAATTAATTATGAAGAACCTGACCCAGAGTGTGATTTAGATTATGTACCAAATCAAGCAAGAGAGGCTGAAATTGATGTAGCTATGAGTAACTCTTTTGGATTTGGTGGGACAAATGGAGTTGTTATTTTTAAAAAAGTAAAATAA
- the acpP gene encoding acyl carrier protein, which yields MANTFEQVKEVIVEQLNVSPEEVKPEANFVEDLGADSLDVVEMIMALEERFGIEIPDSEAENIKTVQDVVDYIEKNKS from the coding sequence ATGGCTAATACATTTGAACAAGTAAAAGAAGTAATCGTAGAGCAATTAAATGTAAGTCCAGAGGAAGTAAAACCAGAAGCAAATTTTGTAGAAGATTTAGGAGCAGATAGTTTAGATGTTGTTGAGATGATTATGGCACTTGAAGAGAGATTTGGAATTGAAATTCCTGATAGTGAAGCTGAAAATATCAAAACAGTTCAAGATGTTGTAGATTATATCGAAAAAAATAAAAGTTAA